A portion of the Sulfuricurvum kujiense DSM 16994 genome contains these proteins:
- a CDS encoding molybdopterin oxidoreductase family protein — protein MTIDSVCTYCGVGCDISAEVEDNKIQKIFAKDEGVVSQGRLCIKGKQGWDFLTHPKRLRNARVRKTFLAKNSALFADFDMDYLEPVDHDFYEISYESAYELAARKLKSITDEHGSHSFAAIGGARTSCESSYLFQHFTRHVVGSPHVDNCARVCHSPSLKGMRTTIGEGAMSNPFDDIYETEFMVVMGSNTTEGHPIVANRMLDVIKNNGVELAVLDVRRIQLSKSATHHLSIPYEANLMILNMLAYVIISENLVNVEFVNSRTKGYEAYKSSILNDSYANPEFLLQIPGYESLVDDIRIVARKYATRKSLFFWGLGITEHLDGSYAVMAITHLAMLTGNIGKRGAGLMPLRGQNNVQGTCDVGMLPYYAPDYQPPKEVGMMTPDLINAMCDGKIKALFNISEDIAHIHPNQNKIHAALGNLDLLVVNELFDNEVTKFADIIFGVKSAYEKTGVYVNAERRLHLSQPLVRATMPDDWEVIAEISKRYGVDLGVASSYDVWEKVRADAPNRFGGASYEKLEANRLRGLQWPVQEEDLPVLHIGTFRTKDGLGSFHYHQYSPRGQVEELLNVKSHEGYYLTTGRILVHYNNGAQTNACDKLSRSHSEDTLLVSVEDEDFFEYKDFVVLKSEYGQSAPLRVKVSSTVKKGTLFTTFHHAKSNINFLFGDECDELIKTARFKSIKVEVIKPDYLD, from the coding sequence GACATTTTTAGCGAAGAATTCCGCATTGTTTGCTGATTTCGATATGGATTATCTCGAACCAGTCGATCACGATTTTTATGAGATTAGCTATGAGAGTGCATATGAGCTTGCCGCACGAAAGCTCAAATCGATCACCGATGAACACGGTTCGCACAGTTTTGCCGCAATCGGCGGTGCCCGTACAAGCTGTGAGAGTTCCTATCTGTTTCAACATTTTACCCGCCATGTGGTCGGTTCGCCGCACGTCGACAACTGCGCCCGTGTCTGCCACTCCCCGTCATTAAAAGGGATGCGTACGACGATCGGCGAGGGGGCAATGAGCAATCCGTTTGACGATATTTATGAGACGGAATTTATGGTAGTGATGGGGAGCAATACGACCGAAGGGCACCCTATCGTTGCCAACCGGATGCTTGATGTCATTAAAAACAACGGGGTGGAGCTGGCGGTCCTCGATGTCCGCAGGATTCAGCTCTCGAAATCAGCGACGCATCATTTGAGTATCCCGTATGAAGCCAACTTGATGATACTTAACATGTTGGCGTATGTCATTATTTCCGAGAATCTTGTCAATGTCGAATTTGTTAATAGCCGGACAAAAGGGTATGAAGCGTATAAAAGTTCAATCTTGAACGACTCTTACGCCAACCCCGAATTTTTATTGCAGATTCCGGGATACGAATCGCTGGTGGATGATATCCGTATCGTTGCCCGCAAATATGCAACCCGAAAAAGTCTTTTTTTCTGGGGCTTGGGAATTACTGAACATCTTGACGGATCGTATGCCGTGATGGCGATTACCCATCTGGCTATGCTGACAGGCAATATCGGAAAACGGGGAGCGGGATTGATGCCGCTTCGGGGACAGAACAATGTCCAGGGGACCTGTGATGTCGGGATGCTTCCGTACTATGCTCCCGATTATCAACCGCCCAAAGAGGTGGGGATGATGACCCCTGATCTTATTAATGCGATGTGTGATGGGAAAATAAAAGCCCTTTTCAATATCAGTGAAGATATCGCCCATATCCATCCGAATCAAAATAAAATTCATGCGGCATTGGGCAATCTCGATCTTCTAGTCGTCAATGAACTCTTTGACAACGAAGTGACTAAATTTGCCGACATAATTTTCGGGGTAAAAAGTGCCTATGAGAAAACAGGCGTTTACGTCAACGCCGAGCGCCGACTCCACCTTTCACAACCGCTTGTACGGGCGACGATGCCGGATGACTGGGAAGTGATTGCGGAGATATCCAAACGTTACGGTGTCGATTTGGGCGTTGCATCCTCGTATGACGTGTGGGAAAAAGTGAGAGCCGATGCTCCAAACCGTTTCGGCGGGGCGAGTTATGAAAAGCTTGAGGCTAACCGTTTGCGGGGATTGCAGTGGCCGGTACAGGAAGAGGACCTTCCGGTATTGCACATCGGTACGTTTCGAACCAAAGACGGCTTAGGGTCGTTTCATTACCATCAATACTCTCCCCGAGGTCAGGTTGAAGAGCTTTTAAATGTTAAAAGTCATGAAGGATATTATCTGACGACAGGACGGATTTTGGTCCACTACAACAACGGTGCCCAAACCAATGCGTGTGATAAACTCAGTCGCAGTCACAGCGAAGATACGCTGTTGGTCAGTGTCGAGGATGAAGATTTTTTTGAATACAAAGACTTTGTCGTCCTTAAAAGCGAATACGGCCAAAGTGCTCCGTTACGGGTAAAAGTGAGTTCAACCGTCAAAAAAGGGACCCTTTTTACAACATTTCACCATGCTAAGAGCAATATTAACTTTCTTTTCGGAGATGAGTGTGACGAGCTGATTAAAACGGCGCGTTTCAAATCAATAAAAGTCGAGGTGATCAAACCCGACTACTTGGATTAA
- a CDS encoding YraN family protein: MHTRARGNLAEERGCDYLRGKGLRIIDRNVYNRFGEIDIIALSSDNVLHFIEVKSGSSYEQAVNNITSSKLQKLNRTIQTYLQQKKLNLDYCIDALIISDETLEWIENITL, from the coding sequence ATGCACACTCGCGCTCGTGGCAATTTAGCCGAAGAGCGGGGATGTGACTATTTGAGAGGAAAAGGGCTTCGTATCATTGATAGGAACGTCTATAACCGTTTCGGAGAAATCGATATTATTGCGCTAAGTTCCGATAACGTTCTTCACTTTATCGAAGTTAAAAGCGGTTCCTCGTATGAACAGGCGGTTAACAATATTACCTCTTCCAAACTCCAAAAACTAAACCGTACGATCCAAACCTATCTCCAACAAAAAAAGCTTAATCTTGATTATTGCATCGATGCGCTGATCATCAGCGATGAGACTCTGGAGTGGATTGAAAATATTACCCTTTAG